The Pan paniscus chromosome 21, NHGRI_mPanPan1-v2.0_pri, whole genome shotgun sequence region CAGGCAGTGGCAGGGGCGGGCTGGATCCCTGCGCTGAGTAGACACGGCGCCGCCACAGGAGCTGCAGGCCCGGCCGGCCTGCCAGGGCGTGGGGGTGCTCGGCCAGCTGCAGGGAGCCGTAGGGGACGGGGCAGGGGTCAGGCAGCGTCTCCCGGTTGCTGGGGAAGAGCAGCCGGAAGCAGCGGGAGCCCGCCTCCACGTCCACCACGAAGCCCAGCTTGTCCAGAGGCTGGGCCTTGAGCTGCACGGCCAGGTGCAGGCTGCGTGCCCGCCGCTGATAGCTCTGGGCAAGTGCGTGCTGGAGGCTGAAGGCCTGGCAGAGCCCATCGATGTCCCTGGCAGAGTAGGCGGAGCCCCCACGGCCCAGCGCCAGCAGGATCTGCCGCTGCAACACCACGTCCAGGTACCTGCGGATGGGCGAGGTGGCCCACGTGTACCAGTCCACCTGCAGCGAGTAGTGGCCGCCCTGCTGCTGGTGGCCCCGGGTGCAGCGGCCGAATGCCGAGCGCTCCAGGGCCTTGCGGAGGTCGCGGCCTGCAGGAGCCAGGAATGGGTGCATGTCGTCCGTGGTGACCAAGTCCACCATCTGTTCATAGTCCTGGGTGCGGGCAGCAAACTGGACCTGCTTCCAGAGGGAGGCCAGGAGGTGCAGCCGCGTGTCGGGCGGACTGCCCCCGCCGCCGTGCAGGTGGTGGCCGAGGTGCAGTGACAGGGGCACCCGGTCCCCATGCTTCTCACACAGGGCCTTGAGCTGCTGGCTGCGGGGTGCTGGCTGCCACCGCAGAGGCGTGACCGTCCGCGTGCACTCGCTGCCCACCAGGAACTCAGCCACGAGCCTGTTAAACTGAATCATGTACTCCTTCACCATGATGTGGGCCGCGCGGAAGCCCAGGGTGCCGTCCTCGTCCGGCTGCTCATAGAAGCAGTCGGACCGCAGGCGGTGCCGGCGCAGCAGCCGAGAGAAGTAGCACGCGGCCACGACGCAGGCGTCCACGGAGTCCAGGCGGGCCGGCAGCTCACGGCCGGCACCCGGGTGCTGCCTGATCACCTCCTCCGCCTCCTCGTAGGACAGCTGGCGGTCAGACTGGACCACGGAGGGTGCAAAGCGCAGGCTCTTCAGCTGGCCACTGGCCTTCTCCATGGTGAGGAACAGGGAGATGGCCAGGCGGTCCCggccaggcaggaggctgaggacgTCCTGGCAGAGGCTGGCCGGCAGCATGGGCACTGGCTCCCTGCCGGGGGCATAGAACGCAGCGCCCTGCCTTCGCGCCTCCACGTCCAGCACCCCGTCCCTGGGCACGAAGCTGGCCACATCAGTGATGTGCACAGCCACCTCGCACCTGGGACCCAGGTCTCGGACACTGAGGGCATCATCGAGGTTGCAGGCGCCCTGGGGGTCCACAGTGAAGGTCAAGAAGGTGCGGCAGTCCTCTCGGCGGCCAGCAACCCGGCCAAGCTCCGTGTGGTATTTCTGCAGCACCTTGGTGATGGTGGCCTGGTCCGACGGGGGCACCCTCAAGCTGTACTCCAGGCCGAGGATGCGGAGGCCCTGCTCCCAGGTGCTGGCCTCAGGCAGCACCTCCCGGACGATGCCCAGCGGGTAGTAGAAGCCTTGCCGCCACAGGACGATTTGGACCCAGAAGAGCCGGCTGTGCCGGGCCTCGGCCGTGAGCCTCTCAAGCCCCACACGCTGCAGCCGGCCCTTCCGGAGGCTGTAGACGGGGACCTGCGATGGGTCCTTCAGCTCGGCCACGAAGATCTTGGTCACGGAGCCATTGATGGGGACCATGATGCGCGGGTCCCACGTGTCCATGCGGCACACAAACGCCAGCTCGTGCCTCTTCCTCTTCAGCACGCCCAGCACGCGGCCCCGAAGCCGCCCCTCGGGCGCCTTGTCTCCCAAAAGGAGCTGCACCAGCACCTCATCCCCGGCAAAGGCCATCCCACAGTCCAGGCGGCCCCTGACCTGGATGGGGCCCGAGGAGGCATCGTCCAGCGGGATGGCTGACGCCCGCTCGAAGGTCTCTGGCACGAAAGTGCAGTGGCGGTACCGCTCGGGCTCCGCGCGCAGCAGCTTCCGTAGCGCAGCCGGGGGCAGGTTCTCGTACAGCCGGGCCTGCTGCAGGGACTCGGGCCTGGCAACGGTGTCCAGCAGCCCGTCCTCCCCGACGGTCACCATCACCTTCTGGCTCTCATCCAGAAGCTCCCGTAGGATGGCGTCGTCAGCGTTGAGCTCTCCATCCCACGGCCAGAAGTCAGCCTCTGCATCCTCAGCCTCCGTGGACTCCACGCCCGCTGCAGCAGCCGCTCCTGCCGCACAGGCCCCGGGCACCACGTCTTCCTTCACCGCGTCTCCTGCTGGTGCTGCCGCAGCCTCCGTCTGCGCTGTGGTTGCCGTGATGTCACGGGATGCTGGGCTCAGAGCCTCATCTCCCGGCTCTGCCTTCACCATGGCCGTCACCACAGCCGCCGGCTCCTCCGCCAGGTCCCCTACTGGCTCTGGGGCAGCCTCCCAGTTCCCCGCTGCCCCAGCCTGTGTGCCTCGGGGGGCCCAGCGCCGTCTCTGCGCCACACCCTGCTCGACCTGCTCCATGGACAGGCCCTCGGGGCAGACGCTGTGCCGCTCCACGCACTCACGGATGAAGCTCTCCCAGAGCTTGCCGCAGGCCCCGAAGGAGCAGAGGGCCACGGCGTCCCCCACTACCACCAGCTGGGACTGGGCGCGGGTCAGGACGGTGTTGAGCACGCGGGCGTCGGTGAAGAACTCAGGGGCCAGTGCCCCAGGGCTGAGCAGGCTCTGGCAGGTGTGCACAGTGCTGAGCACCACGACCCGGAACTGCCGCCCTGCAGGGGGCACGCGGTCAGGTCAGGCTGGGTGCGCAAGATGGTGGGACCAGCCCCACCCCTGCCGATGCCAGGCTGAGGAGTGGGCCGAGCCACCCGGGGTATCCTGGGGCAGCTGGCAGCACCTGGCCCCACTGGTCACCCACCTGGCAGGATCTCAAAACTGCCGACAGACACCTGGCCTAGGTCCCGCCTCCTCAGCTCCTGCCTCAGTGCACTGACCTGAAGACGCAGCGGGGCCGGGAATGAGTGCTGGACGCAGTGAGGACTCTGCCACCCCCGACAAGGAGAGGGCACCCCCACCAAGCTCGGGGATGAGCGCAGGACGCAGTGAGGACTGGCCACCCCCGACAAGGAGAGGGCACCCCCACCAAGCTCGGGGATGAGTGCAGGACGCAGTGAGGACTGGCCACCCCCGACAAGGAGAGGGCACCCCCACCAAGCTCGGGGATGAGCGCAGGACGCAGTGAGGACTGGGCCACCCCCGACAAGGAGAGGGCACCCCCACCAAGCTCCAGACACCTCAGGGGCCGAGCCCCACCTCAGCCCTGGGAGGCAAATACTGCAGCCCCctcttacagatggggaaactgaggcgggGGCTCGTCCATCAGCCGGAGagctccccctcccccagcaggGGTGCGGTCGGGGGCTGTCCCGGGCCGGCCGGGCTCACCTGGGCACCGTGGGAAACGACACAGATGCACCTCTGCTCGCGGCCGCCCCAGCAGCTGGGCCAGGTGTTGTAGGCCTCCTGCACCTTCTCGACGACCTGTGCAATCTCAGCCAGATTCAGCCAGGACGCCATGGACATGTCGCGGTCTGGGTTGCCTGCCACGTGGCAGAACATGAGCGGGTAGTGCCGGGGGTGGGGCGGAACCTTGCCCCTGGCGTGGATGGGGTTGCCCTTGGCCACGTAGAAGTGCCGCGAGATGAAGCTGACGATGGCGTCCGTGCAGCGGTAGTTCTCGTGGAAGACCAGGCGGCTCTGCCGCGCCACCTCGTGCGTCTCCTGCTGGTAGCACAGGAAGAGGCGGTGCAGCAGCGTGTGCTCGGCCGCCCGGGCCCTGGCCACACTGAACAGCCGGGGTGTGACCTGCATGTGGTCGCCCGCCAGCACGAGGCGGGTGCCGTGCGAGGCGTAGGCCAGCGGGGTGAGGGCCTCGCACTCCAGCATCTGGGCCGCCTCGTCGATGAGAATGTGGGAGAAGAAGCCGACCGGCACCCTGAGCTCACgggcctgggaggtggtggtgacCACCACGCGGTGCCGCGCCAGCTCTGCCCGTGTGGGCGGGCGGAAAGCCTGGCGGTCGTCGGTCAGGCAACAGTACTGCAGCGTGACCGGGTCCGTCTGGCTCAGCGGCCGGTCCGTGTACATCACACGGAGAGGAGTGGCCTCGGGGTGGCCGCCGCTGACGTGGCTGTGGAAATACTCCCGGATGTAGATGTCGGCAGCGCTGCGGGAGGGGGAGGAGCTCATGGGCTTCTTGCTGGGGGCCTCAGTGCTGTCCGCtaaagcacctactgtgtgcccagcCAAGCTGCCCCTGAGCACAGCCCTTGTCTGGCTGTCAGAGGTGAGCAGCAAACACTGGTGTCCCTGCTGACAGGAGTCCAAGGGGCAAGAGGCCACGGAGGGCTTCAGGCAACACCTGGGCGAGCCCAGCGGCTCCTCTGACACTGCAGACACCTGCACCTCCCCGGCCCCCAGAACCCCCAATCCAGAAATCAGCCCGGGACGTATGGCCACTGTCCCAGGCTCTTCCTCCCACTCCCCACTGGGCAGGGATGGGAAGGCCCCGGCctggggaggtggtggtggcaggaACCAGAGGAAACCACATAAACCAAAGGGGAACCTTGTGGTTAGGACAAAGATCTGTGTTtctataaaaaccaaaaacaagacTCATCCCCAGAAGTGCTGGGTGGGCCATGCTGCAGCCTTCCCCATGACACTCTCCTTGGGCCAGGGCCCCGGCAGAGGCACCCAGCTCCTCACCTGACAGCAGACCCGGCCACCCTCGGTGCCCTGAGCTGGGCCTGATAAAGCCAAAGCCCAAAGCTGGTCGGCTACAGGGAGTGCAGAATCAGAGGACTGGAGCACATCCAGGGGGTGACCGCCTGCCCAGTGTAGACTTGGGCCGGGCGTCAGGTGAGGTGGGGGGCAGGCCAGGCTCGGGCTTACCTGTTGGTGTGTGTGCAGATGAGCACCTTGGTTTCAGGCCTCCGGATGACCTCCAGGGAGGCCATGGCCAGCGTGTAGGTCTTGCCCGTGCCAAAGGGGCCATAGATGAGTAGCGGGGGGACACGCCTCCCATCCCCAGGGCCCCAGCCCGCGATGAGCGCCACGGCCAGCTCCTGCTTGCGGTTGCCACGCCGCAAGGGTGGGACAGACCAAGGTCTGGGCAGGGCGCAGGTGGGCAAGTCAGGCACCACCAGCTGCTCCTCAGGCAGTGTGTCCACTGCCTGGTGCCAGAGGCGGAAGGTCATCGGGTCAATCTGGAACTGCACCTCCAGGACCAGGCGGGCCTCAGGCTGCAGCCCCAGGGCCAAGCAGCAGCGGGCCGGAAGCAGCAGCCACAGCGCCTGCTCCGAGCTGGCCCGCCTCTCCAGCCGCACCTCGAACACCGTATTGTCGGGTGCGGGTACAGGGGCCACCAGGGCCGTGCTGACCGCCCGGCCCAGCAGGAAGCCCTGGTCTGTGTCTGGCATCAGGGAGGAGGGGACGGGGACCTCTGCGTACAGTGCTCCCGGAGGCGCGAAGAGCATGTTCAGCGCTGGTGTCTGCAGTGCCGTCTTCAGGAACACCTGGCCCCGCAGGGTCAGCCTGGCAAGATGGCCTGGGTCAGCTCATGGGGCCACAGCTGCCAGCCCCGCTGCCAAGTCCACGCCCCCATCCGCTCCCGTTGCCCCAGCCGCTCCCATTGCCCCAGCTGCTCCTGCTACCCCAGCTGCTCCCGCTACCCCCAGCCGCTCCTGTTGCCCCCAGCCGCTCCCGCTACCCCCAGCCGCTCCTGTTGCCCCCAGCTCACTTGGCCACCAGCTGCTGCTGAGCCGCCTCCTCCTCATAGAGAAACTGGTGCATCCTCTGCCGATAGTTGGTTGGCGAGATGGGGCCCGAGGCCAGGCCGCTGCGGTTGAActccagggccagggcagggccctTGTACTTGGCCATCAGGGCCGTCTGCTCGGCCGTCCGCTCCACGCCAGGCACCACGTGGCGGTTGCCAGTGTGCCAGCGCTCCATCTCCTCAGGGTGGCCGAGCGCCAGATTCCTGCAGGGTCCTGGGCGACGCCCCTGGCCCAGCTGCAGCCCTAGCTTTTGTAGCAGCACCGGCCGGCGGCCAAAGTCGAAGACCACCCATTGCTCAAAGGTGCCGAACGAGGCGGCCTGCACACGCACTCCCACCTGGAAGTCGGCAGTGGAGCTGGGCACATGGAAGCGCTCACCCCGTGCGTAGAGCCGGCCTGGCGGGAGGCCGGGAGCCACCAGAGAGAAGTCGGCTCCTGGCTCCTGCTTCAGCAGGGCCACATGTAGCAGGGGCTCCTGGAGAGGAGGCCAGACGGTGAGGGGGGCCCAGGGCTCCCCCCAACCCTCCCGAGAGGAAGCCTGGCCAGCGTAGCCCAAGTGCAGGGTTCAGGTCCCGGCCCTGCCACTTCCTGGATAGAACGCGAGCAGGCCGCCCGGCCTCTGCCatcctcagtttcttcctgtGCTACATGGGGGTGGCTGAACCCTCCTGGGGCCCCTGTGGATGTCCCGTGGGGCAGTGTGGGCAGCTTGAGGCCTCACCACCCACTCTTCAGGTGCCAGACCTTGGTGaatccttgtttttgtttttgtttttgagacggaatttcactcttgtcgccaggctggagtgcaatggcgcgatctcaactcactacaacctccgcctcctgggttcaagtgattttcctgcctcagcctcccgagtagatgggatcacaggcacccaccaccatgcctggctatttttttttttttttttttttttagtagagatggagtttcgccctattggccaggctgatctcgaactcccgacctcaggtgatccacctgcctcggtctcccaaagtgctgggattacaggcgtgaaccaccgcacctggccaaatccTTGTTTTAACCCATATACTCCATAGAATAACCCTGCCAAGGTGGGACTGTCCTGGCCCCCTGTCTCtaggtgaggagactgaggcagagaggctAAGGGACCTGCTGCAGGTCCCGCAGGTGCTGAGCGGCAGTGCCTCGGTCTTAGCTCCATGACCCAGGCTGTCGACATCTGCCCGGGCTGAAGTCACCACTTCCCCAGGGCTCCCTCCGCCCAGTCGGAGCTGCTCTCCGCTCACCTCAGAGTGGACAGCAAACGTCCAGCTGTACTGGGTCTTCCTCTCCTGGGCCTGGTACATCAGGGGCTGGTTGCAGGTGACACGCACTCCATCAAGGGTCTCTGCAAGCTGCGTGGAAGTCTAGCCTTCAGCAAGAGGCCtggaccccaccccaccccacccactcccagGGCCCACTTACCACAAGGACCTCACTGCTGCTGCGCTGGTACTCGGCCAGCAGCCGCTCCTGGTAGGGCACCAGCCCGTCCTGCCAGGCCGCCTGCCCCCGCAGCTCCACAGCCTGCGTGCGCCGAACCCACTCCTGCAGCTCCTGTGCTGAGTGTGCCTTGGTGCAGGCGTCCCCATACTCACAGAGGTCAggcctgggggacagggaggtCGGCAGGGCTACACGGAGGCACAGCCGCCGTGCTGAGTTCAAAGGCCGGGACCCCCTCAGCCCAATACTGGCCTCTGTAGGGAGCAGGGGCTTTATTCGTCCCACCCACTCCTGTGCTCCCAGGACAAGGCCTGGCTCAAGCAGTTCCCAAACATGAACCTCCCTTATCCGGGTCCTCAGAGGCCACATGGCTTTAGCCCTCAGCAGGTGGCAGGGAGGCCCCCGTCCACTGAACCTGGGAGCCTCTGGCTCTGCCTATGGTGGGCTCCTGCCCTGCTCCAAGCTCCTGGGAGCCTCTGGCTCTGCCTACGGTGGGCTCCTGCCCCACTCCAAGCTCCTGGGAGCCTCTGGCTCTGCCCATGGTGGGCTCCTGCCCCACTCCAAGCTCCTGGGAGCCTCTGGCTCTGCCTACGGTGGGCTCCTGCCCTACTCCAAGCTCCTGGGAGACTCTGGCTCTGCCCATGGTGGGCTCCTGCCCTACTCCAAGCTCCTGCCTCGAGTATCCTTACTTTGGGCAGAGCTCGAACTTGGAGAGTCCCGGGGGTGGGGAACGGTGCTCCCAGGGCAGGGCCTGGTCGAAGGCCACCATCTGTGCGTGCTCCGAGGATGCGCAGTGGTTCTCGAAGGCCTCCTGAGAGTGGCAGGTGACCAAGCAGGCCGGGCAGTACAGCTGGGCCCCAGGGGGCTGGCCAAGGGGGGCCGTGCGCCCGTCGCCATCAGGGGCAGGGGGTGTGAGCAGGTCCCCCCGCTGGAGGCCACCCAGCTGCTCGGCCtcccacacagccatctccacgGCGCTGTGTGCGAACTGGCAGCGGGACTCCCCACGCCAGCACGGCTGCCCACGCCCCACAAACCTGCAGTAGGCAGGAGGCTGGCCGGCCCGGGGCTGCGGCCTCACCGCCACAAACTGTTGCTTGCGGCGGCCCTCGGCGCTCACGTgggccaggaggcaggggcaggcTCCGTGCTCAGGGCACTGCCCCTGGGGGTCCACGCGACAGATGCGTGGGGGACAGCGCCTGAAGCAGAGGGAGCAAAGCAGCTCGAAGCGGCCGCCAAACTCCGTAAGGATGGCGTCGGCCGCCCGGCCTGCCCCTCCCTGGGCCCCGCTGCCCTGCACCTCCGCCTTCAGCCATAGGCGCTGGAGGTTGTGCTGACGCTCGAAGGTCCAGACCAGGGCCTCCTCGCGACTGCGGGCAAAGGTGCACCGGTTTCGGTGGCGCCGGCAGCCGAGCCCAGGGCTGTAGTAGTGGCAGACTTGGTAGCACAGGGGCCTTGGGAAGGTGGGCCGGCAGCCCACCACACGCCAGACCTTGCTCTTGGTGGCCTGCTTAAAGCGGGCCAGCAGGATCTCGCGGGAGCAGTCATGCTCCACCCTACGGAGGACGTAGGTGCTTTCATTGAGCCGCTGGGTGCAGCGGGAGCAGCCCAGACACAGGTCCACCAGGGCACACAGCCGGGCCAGGGATGGCCCTCTGGTGGCCGCGGGGCTGTTGGGCAGCAGGGTGGACCCTGGAGGCGCCACCTCGAACACCAGCTTGGCTCTCCGGGGAGGCGTCTGAGGCTCCTGAGCTCACGGGTCCACGCGGTCCACTGGAACTGTTGGCCACGGTTCGAAGCCTGCGACAGAAGGAGCAGGTgagactgaggccagaggacATCTGGTCCAGGCCCAGCTCAGAAGCACGGCCTCTCCACCAGGCAAGGAGCTGGCGATCTGCCTCCCCTGATGCCCAAGCAGAGGCCTCTCCACCAAGCAAGGAGTTGGGACTCTCCCCACCCTGACGCCCAAGTGGAGGCCTTGGCAGTAGCTGTGTCCTGTCAGGGAGTCAGGGCTCACTGACCCGGACACAGCCAGACCCTCCCTCCTGAAGGGTCTCAGGCCCCACCTAGAAGGAGCCAAGGTGACTGCTTGTGGAGCCCTGGAGGGGGCAGAGCCCTCGGCACAGTGCCGCCCCCAGGAGGCCGCACCCCTCTGCCCCAGCCGGGGGTCCTGTGCACCCCAGGGCCTCAGGCTCCTGACTCTTCTAAGGACACAGCACCTCCTTTTCTATTGAATGACCACTGGCCCCCAGGAAAAGAGGACTCCACATCTGCACCTGGGGAGGGGCTTCACGGAGAGGAGGGTACAGTGCCCACCAGAGCTCAGGGTGCCAGGAAGAGATGGGTCCCCGGGTCCCCACCGCAGCTGGGATGCTACAAGAAGAGTAAGTTTAAAAGCAACAGACTGGAGGCAGACTTCAGTATGAGAACCCGGCACTCCCCGCGGACCCCTCTGAGAAAACATCCGAGTCTGCCGTCCAGAAAGGACGGGAGCCGAGACCCCAAAATCCTGCGCTCCAGTGGGTGCAGAGACCACAGCGCTGGGGCTTGCTGCGGAGGGTGCTGGTCCTGGACGGGCTGCACTGCCCCGGGCTGGGTCTGTGGCTCCCGGGACTCCGCGCCCCCGGCTGCACTCACCCTCCCGGACCCCCCACTCCGCCCCCGGCCCCGCCACCCTGGGACCCCCGCGCTCACCCTCCTGGAGCCGCCCCTGGACCCCCGCGCCCCCGCCCCTCTGCCCTGGGACCCCCGCGCTCACCctcctggagctgcctgccctgccGAGCCTGCCCAGGAGCTCTCAGTTTCGATTCTGGCCCGGGCACTGACGCTGATCGCGGAAATTACCTcaccgccccccgccccgccccgccctgccCCGCCTCCAGCGACAGCTCGGCCCCGCTGCGAGGGAACCTCGGGAAGCGCCAGCGAGCGGAGGACGCCCCTCCCTGAAGGGCCAGTGCCGTCGGAGGCGGAGgcggctgggggtgggggtcctTTCCCGCACCCCTCCAGGGCCCCACGCCCCGTCCAGCCCTTCACACACCAGAGACGCCCCGATGATGTGCCAGGCGGAAGGGGTGAGACCCTGCCCGGCCCTGGACGGCAGGATGGCCTGGTGACTCCACCATCAGCCCCTGGAGAAATCCAGGCACAGCTGACCTGGAAGCCTGGGTCCCCTGACCGGCAGGACCTGCCTGTGGCCCTGGTGCTGCTCAGACGCCGAGTCCCCTCTGACAGGCAGGACCCGCCCGTGGCCCTGGTGCTGCTGGGACCCCAAGTCCCTTCTGTCACCAACCAGGATATGGCAGGAATGGCTAAGTGGCCGCCGGGTCCCAGAGTCAGCACGCCTGGCTCTTGGCTCTCTGGACTGGCTCTGGGCCCTCAGCAGCCCTGTGGGGAGGCCCCATAGAGGAGCTGAGGCCTCCAGCCCACTTGCAGCTGGAGTCCCAGCCCCAGCCTTACTGCCATCTCAGGGAGACCCCAGGCCTAACCCTCCCACCTAGACCACGCCCAGCTGTTAGATGTCTATGTTTAAAATAAACGTCCCATTAGCCAGGggtgggggcgggcgcctgtagtcccagctactcgggaggctgaggcagaagcattgcttgaaccaaggaagtggaggttgcagtgcgccaagattgcgccactgcactccagcctgggcaacagagcaagactccgtctcaaaacaaataaataaataaaataaacatctgtgttgttttaa contains the following coding sequences:
- the HELZ2 gene encoding 3'-5' exoribonuclease HELZ2 isoform X3; this encodes MAVWEAEQLGGLQRGDLLTPPAPDGDGRTAPLGQPPGAQLYCPACLVTCHSQEAFENHCASSEHAQMVAFDQALPWEHRSPPPGLSKFELCPKPDLCEYGDACTKAHSAQELQEWVRRTQAVELRGQAAWQDGLVPYQERLLAEYQRSSSEVLVLAETLDGVRVTCNQPLMYQAQERKTQYSWTFAVHSEEPLLHVALLKQEPGADFSLVAPGLPPGRLYARGERFHVPSSTADFQVGVRVQAASFGTFEQWVVFDFGRRPVLLQKLGLQLGQGRRPGPCRNLALGHPEEMERWHTGNRHVVPGVERTAEQTALMAKYKGPALALEFNRSGLASGPISPTNYRQRMHQFLYEEEAAQQQLVAKLTLRGQVFLKTALQTPALNMLFAPPGALYAEVPVPSSLMPDTDQGFLLGRAVSTALVAPVPAPDNTVFEVRLERRASSEQALWLLLPARCCLALGLQPEARLVLEVQFQIDPMTFRLWHQAVDTLPEEQLVVPDLPTCALPRPWSVPPLRRGNRKQELAVALIAGWGPGDGRRVPPLLIYGPFGTGKTYTLAMASLEVIRRPETKVLICTHTNSAADIYIREYFHSHVSGGHPEATPLRVMYTDRPLSQTDPVTLQYCCLTDDRQAFRPPTRAELARHRVVVTTTSQARELRVPVGFFSHILIDEAAQMLECEALTPLAYASHGTRLVLAGDHMQVTPRLFSVARARAAEHTLLHRLFLCYQQETHEVARQSRLVFHENYRCTDAIVSFISRHFYVAKGNPIHARGKVPPHPRHYPLMFCHVAGNPDRDMSMASWLNLAEIAQVVEKVQEAYNTWPSCWGGREQRCICVVSHGAQVSALRQELRRRDLGQVSVGSFEILPGRQFRVVVLSTVHTCQSLLSPGALAPEFFTDARVLNTVLTRAQSQLVVVGDAVALCSFGACGKLWESFIRECVERHSVCPEGLSMEQVEQGVAQRRRWAPRGTQAGAAGNWEAAPEPVGDLAEEPAAVVTAMVKAEPGDEALSPASRDITATTAQTEAAAAPAGDAVKEDVVPGACAAGAAAAAGVESTEAEDAEADFWPWDGELNADDAILRELLDESQKVMVTVGEDGLLDTVARPESLQQARLYENLPPAALRKLLRAEPERYRHCTFVPETFERASAIPLDDASSGPIQVRGRLDCGMAFAGDEVLVQLLLGDKAPEGRLRGRVLGVLKRKRHELAFVCRMDTWDPRIMVPINGSVTKIFVAELKDPSQVPVYSLRKGRLQRVGLERLTAEARHSRLFWVQIVLWRQGFYYPLGIVREVLPEASTWEQGLRILGLEYSLRVPPSDQATITKVLQKYHTELGRVAGRREDCRTFLTFTVDPQGACNLDDALSVRDLGPRCEVAVHITDVASFVPRDGVLDVEARRQGAAFYAPGREPVPMLPASLCQDVLSLLPGRDRLAISLFLTMEKASGQLKSLRFAPSVVQSDRQLSYEEAEEVIRQHPGAGRELPARLDSVDACVVAACYFSRLLRRHRLRSDCFYEQPDEDGTLGFRAAHIMVKEYMIQFNRLVAEFLVGSECTRTVTPLRWQPAPRSQQLKALCEKHGDRVPLSLHLGHHLHGGGGSPPDTRLHLLASLWKQVQFAARTQDYEQMVDLVTTDDMHPFLAPAGRDLRKALERSAFGRCTRGHQQQGGHYSLQVDWYTWATSPIRRYLDVVLQRQILLALGRGGSAYSARDIDGLCQAFSLQHALAQSYQRRARSLHLAVQLKAQPLDKLGFVVDVEAGSRCFRLLFPSNRETLPDPCPVPYGSLQLAEHPHALAGRPGLQLLWRRRVYSAQGSSPPLPLPGTVPDPHTRAVETALWKQLLELVELQRWPEAAALIQEKGEASQRRELVQVQRSRCGHFLEVARELGSGDTLQVQLGASLQHGFLVPSPQLWTVAPGFSLCLEHVERPGDCFSGRVYRAPRDRYRDVDEYACVWEPFCALESATGAVAENDSVTLQHLSVSWEASRTPQGQLQGAFRLETAFLEENCADINFSCCYLCIRLEGLPAPTASPRPGPSSLGPGLNVDPGTYTWVAHGQTEDWDQERRADRQEAPRRVHLFVHHMGMEKVPEEVLRPGTLFTVELLPKQLPDLRKEEAVRGLEEASPLVTSIALGRPVPQPLCRVIPSRFLERQTYDIPGGRHKLNPSQNVAVREALEKPFTVIQGPPGTGKTIVGLHIIFWFHKSNQEQVQPGVPPRGEKRLGGPCILYCGPSNKSVDVLAGLLLRRMELKPLRVYSEQAEASEFPVPRVGSRKLLRKSPREGRPNQSLRSITLHHRIRQAPNPYSSEIKAFDTRLQRGELFSREDLVSYKKVLWEARKFELDQHEVILCTCSCAASASLKILDVRQILVDEAGMATEPETLIPLVQFPQAEKVVLLGDHKQLRPVVKNERLQNLGLDRSLFERYHEDAHMLDTQYRMHEGICAFPSVAFYKSRLKTWQGLRRPPSVLGHAGKESCPVIFGHVQGHERSLLVSTDEGNENSKANLEEVAEVGASGVMCW